A genome region from Nocardia sp. NBC_00565 includes the following:
- a CDS encoding MFS transporter, which yields MAGTTEVSRATLRKVTIRLVPFLGLLYFINYLDRVNIGFAGPSGMKTDLGLTETAFGFASGIFFIGYLVLEVPSNLALHRFGARRWIARIMVSWGVVATAMAFVPNETWLYVLRFTLGVVEAGFFPGILLYLTYWFPQTQRAKIVALFMTAVPISTALGSTVSSLIIQYGHGVFGLSGWRFMFLVEGLPAIVLAVVTWFFLTDRPAQAKWLTPAESDWLTTELEAEQAAQVEHWTVRKALTHRRILGLALIYGGIVYGLYALGFFLPTIINGFQQQYGTHYSVVQRGLINAVPYAIGAVVMVVWSRHGDRTGERVWHVALPALIGGLAIPVALYLGNPLAAMVAVTVCAVGVLAALPTFWALPSTFLTGAAAAGGIALINSIGNISGFVAPYVTGGLKDLTGTQRAGLWVVGLAMIGSALGVLALRSRIRTAPMDSVTEATR from the coding sequence ATGGCTGGAACGACCGAGGTGTCCCGCGCGACGTTGCGCAAGGTCACGATTCGACTTGTGCCGTTTCTCGGGCTGTTGTATTTCATCAACTACCTGGACCGGGTCAATATCGGGTTCGCCGGGCCCAGCGGTATGAAGACGGATCTGGGACTGACCGAGACGGCGTTCGGCTTCGCCTCCGGCATCTTCTTCATCGGCTATCTCGTGCTCGAGGTGCCGAGCAATCTGGCCCTGCACCGGTTCGGGGCGCGCCGGTGGATCGCCAGGATCATGGTGAGCTGGGGTGTGGTCGCCACCGCGATGGCGTTCGTGCCCAATGAAACGTGGCTCTATGTCTTGCGATTCACTCTCGGCGTGGTCGAGGCCGGATTCTTTCCCGGCATCCTGCTGTATCTGACGTATTGGTTTCCGCAGACTCAGCGCGCGAAGATCGTCGCGTTGTTCATGACGGCGGTGCCGATTTCGACCGCGTTGGGCTCGACGGTATCGAGTCTGATCATCCAGTACGGCCACGGCGTATTCGGGCTCAGCGGTTGGCGATTCATGTTCCTGGTCGAGGGGCTGCCCGCGATCGTGCTCGCGGTTGTCACCTGGTTCTTTCTCACCGACCGTCCGGCGCAGGCGAAGTGGCTGACGCCTGCGGAAAGCGATTGGCTGACCACGGAACTCGAAGCCGAGCAGGCGGCGCAGGTGGAACATTGGACGGTGCGCAAAGCGCTGACTCATCGGCGGATACTCGGGTTGGCCCTGATCTACGGCGGCATCGTCTACGGTCTGTACGCGCTCGGATTCTTCCTGCCGACCATTATCAACGGATTCCAACAGCAGTACGGCACACACTATTCGGTGGTGCAGCGCGGTCTGATCAACGCGGTGCCCTATGCGATCGGCGCCGTCGTGATGGTGGTGTGGAGCAGACATGGTGATCGGACCGGCGAGCGGGTCTGGCATGTGGCGCTGCCCGCGCTGATCGGTGGGCTCGCGATTCCAGTGGCGCTGTATCTAGGTAACCCGTTGGCCGCCATGGTCGCCGTCACCGTGTGCGCGGTCGGAGTGCTCGCCGCGCTGCCGACGTTCTGGGCGCTGCCGAGCACATTTCTCACCGGTGCGGCGGCCGCGGGCGGTATCGCGCTGATCAACTCGATCGGCAATATCAGCGGGTTCGTCGCGCCGTACGTCACCGGCGGGCTGAAAGACCTCACCGGCACGCAGCGTGCCGGACTGTGGGTCGTCGGTCTCGCCATGATCGGCTCGGCGCTCGGCGTGTTGGCCTTGCGGTCCCGGATCCGCACGGCGCCAATGGATTCAGTGACTGAAGCTACTCGCTGA
- a CDS encoding S-(hydroxymethyl)mycothiol dehydrogenase produces MSETVRGVIARSKGAPVEIVDIVIPDPGPHDVVVRIQSCGVCHTDLHYREGGINDEFPFLLGHEAAGIVETVGDAVTHVVAGDFVILNWRAVCGECRACKRGRPWYCFASHNASKKMTLTDGTELSPALGIGAFVDKTLVHEGQCTKVDPNADPAVAGLLGCGVMAGIGAAMNTGNISRGDTVAVIGCGGVGDAAIAGARLAGARTIIAIDRDPQKLSWATEFGATHTIDATSTDVVEQIQEFTEGFGADVVIDAVGRPETWKQAFYGRDLAGTVVLVGVPTPDMTIDMPLIDLFSRGGALKSSWYGDSLPERDFPMLIDLYLQGRLPLERFVTERIALDQVEKAFSAMHAGEVLRSVVVW; encoded by the coding sequence GTGTCCGAAACCGTGCGTGGCGTCATCGCCCGTAGCAAGGGCGCACCGGTCGAGATCGTCGATATCGTCATCCCGGACCCCGGGCCGCACGATGTTGTCGTGCGCATCCAGTCCTGCGGGGTGTGCCACACCGATCTGCACTATCGCGAGGGCGGCATCAACGATGAGTTCCCGTTCCTGCTCGGACACGAGGCCGCGGGCATCGTGGAGACCGTGGGCGATGCCGTAACCCATGTCGTCGCAGGCGATTTCGTTATCCTGAACTGGCGCGCGGTCTGCGGTGAATGTCGCGCGTGTAAGCGCGGCCGCCCGTGGTACTGCTTCGCCAGCCACAATGCGAGCAAGAAGATGACCCTCACCGACGGCACCGAACTCAGTCCGGCACTCGGCATCGGGGCGTTCGTGGACAAAACGCTGGTGCACGAAGGACAGTGCACCAAGGTCGATCCGAACGCCGATCCGGCCGTCGCCGGACTGCTCGGCTGCGGTGTGATGGCGGGCATCGGCGCGGCGATGAACACCGGCAATATCTCGCGCGGCGACACCGTCGCGGTGATCGGCTGCGGCGGTGTGGGCGATGCCGCCATCGCGGGTGCGCGGCTGGCCGGTGCACGGACCATCATCGCCATCGACCGCGATCCCCAGAAGCTCAGCTGGGCAACGGAATTCGGCGCGACCCACACCATCGACGCGACCAGCACCGATGTCGTCGAGCAGATCCAGGAATTCACCGAAGGTTTCGGCGCCGACGTCGTCATCGACGCGGTCGGCCGCCCGGAAACCTGGAAGCAGGCCTTCTACGGCCGCGACCTCGCCGGCACGGTGGTGCTGGTGGGCGTCCCGACGCCGGATATGACCATCGACATGCCGCTGATCGACCTGTTCTCCCGCGGCGGCGCACTGAAATCCTCCTGGTACGGCGACAGTCTGCCCGAGCGCGACTTCCCGATGCTGATCGACCTGTACCTGCAGGGCCGACTTCCGTTGGAACGCTTCGTAACCGAACGCATCGCCCTGGATCAGGTCGAAAAGGCCTTCAGCGCGATGCATGCGGGCGAAGTGCTGCGCTCGGTGGTGGTCTGGTGA
- a CDS encoding tetratricopeptide repeat protein — protein MTVDYYDLGKYTRPVTATPAAQVWFDRGLIWTYAFNHEEAVRCFARALEQDPGCAMASWGLAYALGPNYNKPWEFFDETELADTVARAHVAARRAVEFADAAAPVERALSDALTARYPRNAPEGDGSVWNADYAAAMRGVYERFPDDLDVATLFADALMNLTPWALWDQRTGAPAVGASTIEAEAVLERALASPRGRTHPGVLHLYIHLMEMSPTPEAALTVADRLRGLVPDAGHLEHMPSHLDVLCGDYRAVVAANSAAIAADEKYVREAGEINFYTIYRAHNYHFKIYGAMFLGQSATALETVAQLENSISEELLRVESPPMADWLESFLSMRVHALIRFGRWAQIIDLPVPKDQALYCVTTAMLHYARGVAYSATGNLERAVEQQQLFRAALDRVPESRTLFNNTCRDILAVAAAMLDGELEYRKGNYDNAFEAFRRSIDLDDNLPYDEPWGWMQPTRHAYGALLLEQGHIAEAEAVYRADLGLDDTLPRASQHPGNVWSLHGYHECLVRLGKTGEARIIAQQLKLAAAVADVPIEASCFCRLSAVASDHCCAVPTQES, from the coding sequence ATGACCGTGGACTATTACGACCTCGGCAAATACACACGTCCAGTGACCGCCACACCCGCCGCGCAGGTGTGGTTCGATCGCGGGCTGATCTGGACATATGCCTTCAACCACGAGGAGGCCGTGCGCTGTTTCGCGCGGGCGCTGGAACAGGATCCGGGGTGCGCGATGGCCAGTTGGGGGCTGGCGTACGCGCTGGGCCCGAATTACAACAAGCCGTGGGAATTCTTCGACGAGACGGAGTTGGCCGATACCGTCGCGCGCGCGCATGTCGCGGCGCGGCGGGCGGTCGAATTCGCGGATGCGGCGGCGCCGGTCGAGCGCGCCCTGTCCGACGCGCTGACCGCCAGGTATCCGCGCAACGCGCCCGAGGGCGACGGTTCGGTATGGAATGCCGACTATGCCGCGGCGATGCGCGGAGTCTACGAACGTTTTCCGGATGATCTCGACGTGGCGACGCTGTTCGCCGACGCGCTGATGAATCTGACACCGTGGGCACTGTGGGATCAGCGCACCGGTGCGCCCGCCGTAGGGGCGAGCACGATCGAAGCCGAGGCCGTGCTGGAGCGGGCGTTGGCGAGTCCGCGGGGCCGGACGCATCCGGGTGTACTGCACCTGTACATCCATCTGATGGAGATGTCACCGACACCGGAAGCCGCGCTGACGGTGGCCGACCGACTGCGCGGCCTGGTGCCCGATGCGGGCCATCTCGAGCACATGCCATCGCATCTCGACGTGCTGTGCGGCGACTATCGCGCGGTCGTCGCGGCCAATTCGGCCGCGATCGCCGCGGACGAGAAGTACGTGCGCGAAGCAGGGGAGATCAACTTCTACACCATTTACCGCGCGCACAATTATCACTTCAAGATCTACGGCGCGATGTTCCTCGGTCAGTCGGCGACGGCATTGGAAACCGTTGCACAGCTGGAGAATTCCATTTCCGAGGAGCTGCTGCGGGTCGAGTCGCCGCCGATGGCGGACTGGCTGGAGAGTTTTCTGTCCATGCGCGTGCATGCCCTGATCCGTTTCGGAAGATGGGCTCAGATCATCGACCTGCCGGTGCCGAAAGACCAAGCGCTGTACTGCGTTACCACCGCGATGCTGCACTACGCCAGGGGTGTCGCATACTCCGCCACCGGAAATCTGGAGCGCGCGGTCGAGCAACAACAGCTGTTCCGCGCGGCACTCGACCGAGTCCCGGAATCGCGGACCCTGTTCAACAACACCTGCCGCGATATCCTCGCCGTCGCCGCGGCCATGCTGGACGGCGAACTCGAATACCGAAAAGGCAACTACGACAACGCCTTCGAAGCCTTCCGTCGCTCCATCGACCTCGACGACAACCTACCCTACGACGAACCATGGGGCTGGATGCAGCCGACCCGCCACGCCTACGGCGCCCTGCTCCTCGAACAAGGCCATATCGCCGAGGCGGAGGCCGTCTACCGCGCCGACCTCGGACTCGACGACACCCTGCCCCGCGCCTCCCAACACCCCGGCAATGTCTGGAGTCTGCACGGATACCACGAATGCCTGGTGCGCCTCGGCAAGACCGGCGAGGCCCGCATCATCGCCCAGCAACTGAAACTGGCCGCCGCCGTAGCGGATGTGCCGATCGAGGCATCCTGCTTCTGCCGTTTGTCGGCGGTGGCGAGCGATCATTGCTGCGCGGTTCCCACTCAGGAAAGTTGA
- a CDS encoding metallophosphoesterase: MLEPRLRTVWLANVTAGAAAAAVLTPRYARPRGADIPRPQRDSVLATDLEVVTVTDRSVIMTWTTRIRDRHGRLRPIETDTEVRIAAADSRATPRPRYLDSRPTAYHYAEVDGLEPGRTYRFEAYSNGCRAVTARTLVTRRSGTPESTGQFTTATPPPGRLLRTIALANDVHYGEHISGLVLAGLPTGLRHDTAHYPELMLGALLDDLRSPDRAADQLIVAGDLTDTGTREQSLAVRAHLDTWGDLGRDYFVCRGNHDQPHERDGQRLDHWGAVFHARQRLVEYYAGGLRLIGLDTTRLRGSGGTIVAPQLAHLRELLAADPDRPTLIFGHHPVTSYAAVSNPGGPGFVLDRANAAALHALYRDAPGVFLQHSGHTHRNRRGRPDLGIDVEFLEVAATKEYPGGYMLLRIYEGGYTVNFYKTRSESARRWSTRTRRQYLGLHPDHALGSCADRNHVVLRDFSGLCASRTTAAERELG, translated from the coding sequence ATGCTGGAACCACGACTTCGAACCGTATGGCTGGCCAATGTGACGGCCGGGGCCGCGGCGGCGGCCGTGCTGACGCCGCGGTATGCCCGACCGCGCGGCGCCGATATTCCACGCCCGCAGCGCGATTCGGTGCTGGCGACCGATCTCGAGGTGGTCACCGTGACCGATCGGTCGGTGATCATGACCTGGACCACGCGGATACGCGATCGCCACGGGCGGTTGCGGCCCATCGAAACCGATACCGAGGTGCGCATCGCCGCGGCCGACAGCCGCGCGACGCCCAGGCCCCGCTACCTGGACTCCCGCCCCACCGCGTACCACTACGCGGAGGTCGATGGGCTCGAGCCCGGGCGCACCTACCGGTTCGAGGCCTACTCGAACGGCTGCCGTGCGGTCACGGCTCGCACGCTGGTCACGAGGCGATCCGGCACACCGGAATCCACCGGCCAATTCACCACCGCGACACCGCCGCCGGGTCGGCTGTTACGCACCATCGCGCTGGCCAACGACGTGCACTACGGCGAGCACATCAGCGGGTTGGTGCTGGCCGGGCTGCCCACCGGGCTGCGCCACGACACCGCGCATTATCCGGAGCTGATGCTCGGCGCGCTCTTGGACGACCTGCGCAGCCCCGATCGCGCGGCCGATCAGCTGATCGTCGCGGGCGACCTCACCGATACCGGCACACGCGAGCAGTCACTAGCGGTGCGTGCGCATCTGGATACCTGGGGTGACCTGGGCCGGGACTACTTCGTCTGCCGCGGCAACCACGATCAACCGCACGAGCGGGACGGGCAGCGGCTCGACCATTGGGGTGCGGTATTCCACGCCCGCCAGCGGCTGGTCGAGTACTACGCCGGCGGCCTGCGATTGATCGGCCTCGACACCACCCGATTGCGCGGCTCGGGCGGCACCATCGTGGCCCCACAGCTGGCGCATCTGCGTGAACTCCTGGCCGCGGATCCGGACCGCCCCACCCTGATCTTCGGGCATCATCCGGTGACTTCGTATGCGGCGGTGAGCAATCCGGGCGGACCGGGTTTCGTCCTCGATCGCGCGAACGCGGCCGCGCTGCACGCCCTCTATCGCGACGCCCCTGGCGTATTTCTGCAACACAGCGGCCATACCCACCGAAATCGGCGCGGCCGTCCCGATCTCGGCATCGATGTGGAATTCCTCGAAGTCGCCGCGACCAAGGAGTATCCGGGCGGCTATATGCTGCTGCGCATCTACGAGGGCGGTTACACGGTGAACTTCTACAAGACCCGCTCCGAATCCGCCCGACGCTGGAGCACTCGCACCCGGCGTCAGTATCTCGGACTGCACCCCGATCATGCTCTCGGCAGCTGCGCGGACCGCAATCACGTTGTGCTTCGCGACTTCTCCGGCCTTTGCGCATCTCGGACCACCGCCGCCGAGCGCGAACTCGGCTAG